In a single window of the Acetivibrio clariflavus DSM 19732 genome:
- a CDS encoding DUF6115 domain-containing protein: MVGFYSSIIFIGIVLIVVSIVWIMYDKKEAYDMELRMDEKKAELLKIISDAEEMVEELNKFSDYVITRVEEKNSEMDLKFAKAEKLLENLKREIGAVSNFQKKEALDSNSVDLNPMVLNDESMDENNSVNVNDNEEIAVSKMEAEDDKSMSKSDEKVVTLNSKHNEVLMLAKKGLNETEIAKKLNMGKGEIQLILGVNR, translated from the coding sequence ATGGTTGGCTTTTATTCGAGCATAATTTTCATAGGTATTGTACTTATCGTTGTATCCATTGTATGGATTATGTATGACAAAAAAGAGGCCTATGATATGGAACTTCGCATGGATGAAAAAAAGGCAGAATTGCTGAAAATAATAAGTGATGCAGAGGAAATGGTTGAAGAACTGAATAAATTTTCCGATTATGTAATTACAAGAGTCGAAGAAAAAAATAGTGAAATGGATTTAAAATTTGCTAAGGCAGAGAAGCTTTTAGAAAATTTAAAAAGAGAAATAGGTGCCGTTAGCAATTTTCAAAAGAAAGAAGCATTGGACAGCAATTCTGTTGACTTAAATCCAATGGTACTCAATGATGAATCGATGGATGAAAATAATTCGGTAAATGTAAACGATAATGAAGAAATTGCAGTTTCAAAGATGGAAGCTGAGGACGATAAATCCATGTCAAAATCGGATGAAAAGGTAGTTACCTTAAACAGCAAACATAATGAGGTACTAATGCTTGCCAAAAAAGGGCTTAATGAAACCGAAATTGCAAAAAAGTTGAACATGGGTAAGGGAGAAATACAACTTATTCTTGGGGTTAATCGATAG